Below is a genomic region from Flavobacterium ginsengisoli.
TGAAGTGAAATTATACAACAGCTCTCTGTTTTGAGCAAAACAAGAAAGATGAAAAAACAAACAAAGGATTAGCGTTTTTCTCATTCGATTACTAAATAAGCCGTTGCACTGGATCTCAATCTTAAATTTCCTTCACTGTTAGCATTTAAAGGAGGTCCAGCAGCAATTAATACAACAAAACCAATTTTTTGGGTTTGTTTTAAAAGGTCTAATCGTGTGTTTTCAAAAACTTCTGTGGGATATTTTATAACATTTGGCGTTCCTTTATAGGATGGAACATTAAAAGATATTCTTTCTAAGACTTGATTGTCTTTGTCAAGCAAAAGCATATTTAAGACAAAAGTACGCTCGATATTATTTTCGACTTCAAAATCAAATTCGGCTTTCTTAAGGCGTTCTGTAAAAAATTTATTTTTAAAAACATCAAAATCTCTTACGTCATATATAATATTGGTTCCGCCATCATCTATAAGTCTATTTGCAGGAACATTAAAATATGCTAAGTTGGCAACAAAAACAGGCTCAATCTTAAAATCGTTCACCTGATCGAAATTTAAATCGCTAGAGCAGGAAAATAATAAAAAAACTGAAAATAGTAAGCTTAAAATTTTACTTAATAATCTTGATCTCATGATAATAATTATATCAATAATAAATGTAACGCATTATTTCTGCAATCATTATCTAAAGTAAGAAAATATAACTATTTTTTAATGAAACTTTCCAAACAATTTCGAAGCTTCATTATATGCACTTTCAAAACTAAGAGAATTAAGTCCTGTTATTTTTTTATTGGCAGTAAAATAAGAAACCAATTTTTCTGTTGGCATATTTCCTGTTAGCTTATCGGTCGCCATTGGGCAGCCGCCAAAACCTTGAATAGCTCCATCAAAACGAATACAGCCTGCTTTTGCGGCAAGCATCAATTTTTTCGAACCAGCTTTCTGGTGTTGTATGAAGATGAGCACCAAACTCAATTTGAGGATATTTCGGAATTAAATCTGAAAACAAATAGGTTATTACTTCCGGCGTAGAAGTTCCGACTGTATCTGAAAGTGATAGAATTTTTACTCCCATTCCGGCCAATTTCTCAGTCCATTCGGCTACTATTTCAACATTCCATGGATCTCCATACGGATTTCCGAATCCCATTGAAAGATACGTTACAACTTCTTTGTTTTTCTTATTGGCAACTTCTAGAATTTCTTCTAAAGTGACCAAAGATTCTGCGATAGTTTTGTGCGTGTTACGCATCTGAAAGTTCTCTGAAATGGAAAAAGGAAAACCTAAATATTGAATCTGCTCATATTCTGAAGCCGTGATTGCACCTTGCGTATTGGCAATAATAGATAACAATTTGCTTGTTGTTTGAGATAAATCAAGCTGTTCTAAAACGGCGGCAGTATCCTGCATTTGCGGAATAGCTTTTGGAGAAACAAAACTTCCAAAATCGATGGTATCAAAGCCAACTCGCAACAAAGCTTGTATGTAAGTAACTTTATTTTTTGTTGGAATAAAATCCTTAATGCCTTGCATGGCATCTCGAGGGCATTCGATGATTTTGATTTCTTTGTTCAAAGCGTATTCTTTTCTAAAGGCTAAGTTAGTTTCTTTTTTAATGAAATAAAAGAGAATTTTATGTGAAGTCTATTATTACACAAAACAATCATACATTAAAAAATTACCGAAAAACGTAATAATATAAAATATTACCAAAAAACGTAATAATTATTTTTATTACGTATATTTGTAATAGAAAGTTTATAATTTTTTAATTATATTTGATTTATGACTAGTGTAATTACAGGTGATATAATTGGTTCAAGACAACAGAAATCAGAACATTGGGTTGAAGATTTAAAAAAAATCTTGGCTCCATTTGGTCATACGCCAAGTCAGTGGGAAATTTATCGTGGAGATGAGTTTCAAGTTGAAGTAACTAATCTTGAAGATGCATTACTAACTGCTGTTTTAATAAAAGCTCATTTACGATCTATAAAATCTGACGCCCGTATGAGTATTGGTTTTGGAGATAAAACACATCAAGCTGAACGAATTTCTGAAAGCAATGGTTCTGCTTTTATACACTCGGGAGAACTTTTTGAAACTTTAAAAAAACAGAAAGTCACCTTAGCGCTTCGAACTGGAAATAGTGATTTTGACGAAAAATTGAATTTAATGCCGCAATTGGCATTAACTTTCATGGATAGCTGGCTAGTGCAATCGGCAGAATTTGTCGCTGTCGCCATTGAAAATCCGACTTTGTCTCAAGAAGAATTAGGACAAAAATTAGGCATTAACCAAGCTGCTGTCAGCCGAAGACAAAAACGCGCTCAGTTTGATTTGGTCATAAATTTAGACAGATACTTTAGAAAACAAATAAAACAATTTATAGCCCCATGATTTTATTTATAAAACTGTTTCTCGCTCATTTGTTAGGTGATTTTATATGGCAGCCCAATTCTTGGGTCGCCGACAAAGAAATTAAAAAACACAAAAGTATTTACCTGTATATCCATATTTTACTGCATGGAGTTTTAGCAAGCAATCTTAGTGGGAGAAATAAGTTTTATTCCTTATACTGTTTTAATTGCTGTTACACACGGCATTATCGATTTAATCAAACTGAATTTTCAGAAAAAGAAAACCAAAAGAACTTGGTTTGTTGTCGATCAAATTGCGCATATTCTTGTTTTAATTGGCGTAGTGTTACTTTATGAAAATAAAACCATAATTAACTTTTGGCAGAATAATGCATTCTGGATTCTCATTACCGGAATTTTATTGCTAACTAAACCTACCTCAATTTTTATAAAAACCATAATTTCAATATGGGCTCCTGAAAGCAGAAACAGCCATCAGGATAATTCTCTGATAGCTGCTGGAAATTATATTGGTATTTTAGAACGTTTGTTTGTTTTCGGTTTTATTTTAACTGGACATTTTGAGGCGATCGGGTTTCTATTGGCCGCCAAATCTATTTTCAGATTCGGAGATTTAAAAGAAGCCAAAGACAGAAAATTGACCGAATATGTAATGATCGGAACTTTAATTAGTTTTGGTATTGCAATACTTGCAGGCCTTTTAGTTCAAACACTTCTTTTACAACTGCCCTAAAACCTTTTTGTTAATTGCTTTTATCAAAGCTGGGCCTTCGTAAATAAAACCTGTATACAATTGCACTAAGCTTGCCCCTGCATTTAGTTTTTCAATCGCATCATCTGCAGAATGAATTCCGCCTACCCCAATAATTGGGAATGCTTTATTGCTTTTTTCTGAAAGAAAACGAATTACTTCTGTTGAACGTTTTGTTAAAGGTTTTCCAGATAAACCTCCTGTCTCTGTTTGGTTTTCAGATTGCAAGCCTTCTCTAGAAATAGTTGTATTTGTTGCAATAACTCCTGCAATTTGAGTTGTTTTTACAATATCAATAATATCCAACAACTGCTCATCTGTTAAGTCTGGTGCAATTTTTAAAAGAATTGGTTTTACTTTTTGAGTGCTTGTTTTTTGCTTTTCAACATTTCTGTTTTGCAAAGTTTGCGAGCAAAGCCGTTAATGGTTCTTTATCTTGTAGAGCTCTCAAATTTGGTGTATTTGGTGAACTTACATTCACAACAAAATAGTCTACATGATTGTAAAGCGCATCAAAACAAATAATATAATCTTTTACAGCATCTTCATTATCTGTCACTTTATTTTTTCCGATATTTCCTCCAATCAAAACACCTGAATTCTTTTTCAAACGCTCTACAGCTTCTAGAACACCGCCATTATTAAAACCCATTCGGTTAATAATAGCTTGATCTTCTTTTAAACGGAACAAACGTTTCTTCGGATTTCCTTCTTGTCCAACTGGTGTTACAGTTCCAATTTCGATAAAACCAAAACCAAAATCGCCTAGTTCTTTGTACAGCTTTGCATCTTTATCAAAACCAGCCGCAAGTCCAACTGGATTTTTAAATTTAATTCCGAAAACTTCTCTTTCTAATCGAGCATCTTTTACTTCATAAATTGATCTAATAATTGCCGAAACTCCTGGGATTTTTGAAATGAATTTTACAAAAGAAAAAGTAAAATAATGCACTTTTTCGGGATCAAAACAAAAAAGTATCGGGCGAATTATCAATTTATACATAAGAGTTGTGTTGTTGTTATTTTGGTCGCAAATTTAAATATTATAGTTTAAAAAGGTGTCTTTTTGCGAAAACAAATCATTTTCTTTTTGTTTGATTTTTCCGCTCATAAATAAAACTATTCTTAAAACATACAGCGTCCATTGTTCTAAAACTTGTTTTTTATGTTGCAAATTATAAAATGAAACCACTTAAATCTATTCAAAATGCCCTTCCAAGCTTAGAATATCTAAATTTGAGAGATTACATTTTAAAAACTATAAGCCAGTAAAAATATTTCAATTCAGAGAAGACTAAAATTCGATTTTTTTTAGATTATTTTTTATACCCAAAAGTTCAACAAAGTGCCTCGGACAAGATCAATAATAATTAATAACTTAAATCATGAAAGTCAGCAAACAATTCATTCTGAAAAGTATTTTCACACTACTATTTTGCCTTTCATTAGGCTTAACCTCAAAATTAGTCGCACAAGCTGATCCTCAACAGGTAACCAAAGAAACCTTTAAAGGAAAAATAGCATTAGATGTACGTGATTCAAAAGAAGACTGGGCACCATATTCTCCTAAAAAAGCTCCTGCAGGATCTCCAAACATCTTATTTATTTTATATGACGATACCGGACTTGCTGCTTGGTCACCTTATGGTGGAGCTATCAATATGCCTACCATGCAAAGACTAGCCGATAACGGAATCACCTATTCACAATGGCATACTACAGCCTTGTGTTCTCCAACAAGATCGACATTGCTAACAGGAAGAAATCATCATCTTAATGGTATGGCAGCGATTACAGAAGCTGCCGCTGGTTTTCCTGGCGGAAGCGGACGACTGCCTAAACAAGTTGCTACAATTGGGCAAATTCTACAAGATAACGGCTGGAGTACTTTCTGGATAGGAAAAGATCATAATGTTCCTGAGCAGGATGTAGCTTCAGGGGGAGATCGAAGCACTTGGCCTTTGCAAATGGGATTTGATCGTTTTTATGGTTTCCTTGGCGGAGAAACCAATCAATGGTATCCAGACTTAGTAGAAGACAACCATTTTGTTGAACCTCCGAAAACTCCAGAAGAAGGCTATCATTTATCTCAGGACTTAGCTGATCATGCATTAGAGTTCCTTAAAGACCAAAAAGCGACAAACCCTTCTAAACCTTGGTACATGTGGTATTGTCCAGGTGCCAATCATGCTCCGCATCAAGCTCCTGAGGAATATATTGCAAAATACAAAGGTAAATTTGATGAAGGTTATGATGCTTACCGCAAATGGGCATTGCCAAGAATGATTGCAAAAGGAGTAATCCCGAAAGGAACTACTTACGCAAATTTCAATCCGCTTCCTCCTGGCGTTGCAAATCCAGGTGACGAAGTATTAGATTGGAATAAATTAAGCGCTGATGAGAAAAAATTATTCTCTAGATTAGCTGAAGTATATGCTGGTTTCTCTGAATATACAGATGCTCAGGTTGGCCGTATAATTGATTATTTAGAGCAAACTGGCCAATTAGAAAATACTGTTGTTATTTATGCTCGCCGATAATGGCGCTTCTGGCGAAGGTTCTCCAACAGGATCTGTAAACGAGAATAAATTCTTTAACGGCTATCCTGATGAATTAAAAGAGAACTTAAAATATATTGACAAATTAGGAAGCCCGGATACTTACGAGCATTATCCTACTGGTTGGGCTGCAGCGTTTTCTACTCCTTTTAAAATGTTTAAAAGATATAGTGAATATGCTGGAGGAACTTGCGATCCTTTAGTGATTTCATGGCCAAAAGGAATAAAAGCAAAAGGAGTTGTTCGTGACCAATTTCATCATTCAACTGATATTGTCCCTACAATATTGGACATTTGTGGTCTAGAAATGCCAAAAACATATAGAGGCGTTCCACAGTATCCATTATCAGGAGTTTCTATGCGCTACACATTTGATGCTTGCTCCGAATACAAAAACACAAAAACATATTCAGTACTTCGCTATGCTAGGAAGCCGAGCTTTATGGAAAGATGGCTGGAAAGCTGTTGCTTTGCATACTCCATTGGTAGGAAAAGGCAACTTTGACAAGGACGAATGGGAATTATACAATACGGATATTGACCGAGCAGAAGTAAATAATTTAGCTAAAAAATATCCGGATAAATTAAAAGAACTAATTAAAGATTGGAATGACGAAGCGACTAAAAATTTAGTATTGCCTCTTGATGACCGTTCCGCAATCGAAGTTTTAGGAATTGAAAGACCTTCTTCTGAAGCACCTCGCGATCTTTATAAATATTACCCTAAAACATCACCTGTACCAGAAGGAGTTGCTGTGAATGTTCGCGGACGTTCTTATAAAATTTTAGCAGACGTTGACATAAAAGACGCAAATGCTTCTGGAGTACTTTTTGCGCATGGTTCTCGTTTTGGAGGTCACACGCTATTTGTTAAAGACAAAAAATTAAATTATGTCTACAATTTCTTAGGAATTGCTCCTGAACAAAAATTCACTTCAAATGTGCCTATCACAACAGGAAAACATGTTTTTGGAATGGAATTCACACGTGAAAAAGCAGGACCAAATGGCGAATCTCTTGGAACAATGAAATTGTATATAGACGGAAAAGAAGTAGCATCTGGACCAATGAGAACACAATCTGGTAAATTTACACTTGCCGGAGACGGACTTTGTGTTGGATTTGACAGCGGAGATTCTGTAAGCAAAGAATACAAAACTCCAGGTACTTTTAAAGGCGGCGAAATCATTGGTGTTGGCGTTAGTGTTGGAAAAATTGAATATACTGACTTAAACAACGAAGCAAAAAGAGCTTTAGGAAGAGATTAATAAATTAAAGAGAAATTTAAAAGAGGTATCTAATGAACATAATAATGGACAGTAATACCTCTTTTTCCTTTATAATTAATGCAAGGCAATAAAAGAATGTTTCTTTAAGAGTAAATCAAAATGTTCGATAACAATTATTATAAAAAAAGCTTTCTTGTAATTCTAATTTCTTTAATCAGTTGCTTTTTTTCGACTAAAATTAAAGCTCAAGAACATGAGGAAAAGACTTTTAGCCCGCACCATCAAATCGGAATTTCTATTAATCATGTTCATGTTTTTGAAGGTCGAGATGAAGAAGGAAATCGTGAAACGTTAACCCTTCCGGCGTGGGGAATTGATTATACTTATCAATTCCACGAAAAATGGGCAATTGGCCTACATACCGATTTTATTGTTGAGAAATTCAAAGTAGAAAAAGTGTATGAAAGCGGAAATGACAAAGAAACCGTAGAAAGAAGTTATCCTATTGCTCCTGCTCTAATGGGAATTTATAAACCTAACGAGCATTGGAGTTTTCTTTTAGGATTTGGAGGTGAATTTGCCAAAGAAGAAGATTTTTTCCTAACACGTGCCGGAGTCGAATATGGATACGAACTCCCTAAAGGATGGGAAATTTTTGGCACTACAAGCTACGATTTCAAATGGAATGCTTATGACAGCTGGGGAATTGGTTTAGGAATCGCAAAAAACTTTGGAGGAAAATAATTTATACCAACCTATTGATCTTATGTACAGCACAAATAAACCAAATCGCATTTCTAAATATTCCCTCTTAGTTTTTCTTTTACTAATTGGTTTCAAAGGATTTTCGCGACAGAAGAAAAGGACACTACCAAACTAATGAATGTTCGTTATGGCAGTAAAGGAATTGAATTAGAAACTCGAGACAAAAAATTTCTATTCCAATTGGCAAGCCGACTTCAATTTCGTT
It encodes:
- a CDS encoding sulfatase-like hydrolase/transferase encodes the protein MKVSKQFILKSIFTLLFCLSLGLTSKLVAQADPQQVTKETFKGKIALDVRDSKEDWAPYSPKKAPAGSPNILFILYDDTGLAAWSPYGGAINMPTMQRLADNGITYSQWHTTALCSPTRSTLLTGRNHHLNGMAAITEAAAGFPGGSGRLPKQVATIGQILQDNGWSTFWIGKDHNVPEQDVASGGDRSTWPLQMGFDRFYGFLGGETNQWYPDLVEDNHFVEPPKTPEEGYHLSQDLADHALEFLKDQKATNPSKPWYMWYCPGANHAPHQAPEEYIAKYKGKFDEGYDAYRKWALPRMIAKGVIPKGTTYANFNPLPPGVANPGDEVLDWNKLSADEKKLFSRLAEVYAGFSEYTDAQVGRIIDYLEQTGQLENTVVIYARR
- a CDS encoding sulfatase/phosphatase domain-containing protein, with the protein product MLADNGASGEGSPTGSVNENKFFNGYPDELKENLKYIDKLGSPDTYEHYPTGWAAAFSTPFKMFKRYSEYAGGTCDPLVISWPKGIKAKGVVRDQFHHSTDIVPTILDICGLEMPKTYRGVPQYPLSGVSMRYTFDACSEYKNTKTYSVLRYARKPSFMERWLESCCFAYSIGRKRQL